AGGCCCAAAAGTAAGTGCCATTCATGATGTGTGTAGGGTAAGAGGTAAAGCCTAGTTAAagttttattagatttttttttctcttttagatCAACAGGTGGGAGTACATCTCAGTCAAGTTCCAGCTCTGCACCAACTCAGCAAAACACCAGCGCCACTGTAACAGACAGCACAAGAGGTGGCACAAGTCAGGCGCCAACACAACCTGCTAATGCAATGAGTAAGaatgtatacatttttaaaattactttgttggtttttgttttggagtgGGTTTCATTTTTGTGATTATTGTCACTCGATCAGGGAAGTCAGGTTTATAATTTATGTGATTGTGCATGTTCACTCCAATAAACCCAGACTTTCACTAACTCCATTTGAAAAGAATACATTACAAATGTAGAAATGTTTGAACaatgacaaatgtaaaataGGAGGACCAATGCAAATAAATTCTGCAgcaaaatatcattaaaaacacatcccCATCCCCATCAACATACCCACACACCTGCCAGAACTAATCTCCAGCtgtattcctcctcctcaggtggaCTCGGTGACCTGTCTGGCTTGTTAGGTCTTGGCATGGGTTCATCCAACCTCATGGAGTTGCAGCAGCAGGTGCAGAGACAGCTGATGTCCAACCCACAGATGCTATCGCAGATTATGGGGAACCCGCTAGTCCAGAACATGCTGTCCAACCCAGACCTGATGAGACAGATGTTCGCGGGAAATCCTCAGATGCAGCAGCTCATGGGACAAAACCCCGAGTTCTCCCGCTTGATCAATAACCCTGAGCTCATGAGACAGGTCAGAGCAGCGCTTTTATGTTAGGGTCCTGAAACATTAATATTGCCATGCAGAGAATGTATGCAGATATCCAAATTGTTATCTTGTCTGCAGGGTTTACAGGTGACTAATGTCATGTTTGTCATTGAGCAGATGCAGAATCCGGAAACACTTTCTATGCTGACCAACCCCAGAGCCATGCAAGCCCTCGTACAGATCCAGCAGGGCATCCAGACATTACAGAACGAAGTCCCGGGTTTCATGTCCAAGTACGAGCTACACCTCTGCTCTAAACTGAATACTTCAGTCCTGCACAATTATCTTAATCTGGCGCTCCTCTCGGAAATTAATCAGACTTCTTTCAGTCACTCAAATcatgtaaagaaaacaaaccctTTGGTAAACAGCAGCGAGTGAGTGCTCTGTTCAGTGAAATCCTGGTTGTTAAATACCAGCATGCTGTGATCAGTTTACTACTATCATTTTACATGTAGTTAAGACAAAGAGGGCTTACTCTCTACCGAATTGCcttaacagtttatttttatatattctTCCCCTCTAGTTTGTCTTCACAAGGTCTCACAGTTCCTCCAACCACAGGGGGCAGTGTCCCCCCATTGAACCCTCTTGGTCCTGCTGCGGCATCGGGATCCAGTccctcacagcagcagctcatgcAGCAGATGTTACAGATGTTTGCCGGCGGGGGGCCATCGGtatgtttcattcatttattcatctatcACTACTGTAGATAAGCGCATTCTACTTCATGCGTTGCTTCTTCCCTCACAGCTTCAAACCCCAGAGGTTCGTTTCCAGCACCAGCTTGACCAGCTCAACGCCATGGGCTTCATCAACCGCGAAGCAAACCTGCAGGCACTCATCGCCACAGGAGGGGACGTCAACGCAGCCATTGAGAGACTGCTGGCCTAACTCGCTCTGTTCACTTTGGGGTTGAGGGTGGATGATGTACAGTTGGGGGCTGGCAtgagagatttaaaaataagtaaataaataaatgaatacagtcCTCCATTACATTTGAGTCTGACCTGACCCCCAGGTAGACTTAGGGATATTCCAGTAATTTATAATCTCTTCAGCTGAGCTGTAAATCATAATGATGAAAAGGAAGGTTGGGGAAGAGAGCTGCCAGTTTGAGTCTCAAACAATTACTGTTGCGCTAAATGCTGTGGCAGTACTGCTGCTGTGGAGTGATGCCATGGCTGTCAGTGCCACTGTGTTTGTCCTGCCAGCCAGAGATGATTTTTCTGGCATGACAAGTGCTCCTTCACTTGACTTCTGCATGAGGTTACCAAGCAATTAACTTTTAATACTTGTTTAtacattatttaattttaacagATTGTATTTAGACAGTTATATTAAGAGTTGTGAATCAGGGTGTTGTTACAGTAGGTTTGATGGTGTtccatttgtgttttctgtctggaCAAGCAGCTTGTTCTTAACGAGTTTTTATTTCCACCCATGAGCCTTAATCTTGCCTCGTTGACAGGTATTTATTAAGTTATCTCGTcacttaagttttttttttttttaatcctgaaGGGTTCTACACTCtactgcattttcttttccaaaaaCTGCTCTAAgtacttttattaaatttgtAAAGGTGGTAACTGTTGcttaaatgttttcttgtggATGAAGGTTTTCAGACTACAGGACCAAGACTATGATATGTATAGAAGAGGGTTGGCAGATATGACAATATAAACTTTAGAGGAGAAAGATTTTGCTATACCCAGGCACCTATACCTTTAATATCTCTGGTTATATTATGCCATTCCCGGGGGTGTTGccaaatattattattatattacatatatagGAATTTCTTGGACTTTCTCTGATTTGTCTGGTTTTCATCCACAGAATTAACCAGGACAGTAATTTCCATCTGATTATGATATTACTGCTTacaaatgaaactttattttacagtaacatGGTTGTATATTAACATACAAGCAATGTAGTGCCTAAATATAACTGTTGGGTTCTGCAGTATATTACAAAAGTGTCAGTGAAATCTATTATTTTATGTGTACCTATGGACTTTTTTCAACCAAATAAATTATTTGCAATATTTCTTGCCTATTCTTAGTTCGTATGAATTGTTTACTGTAATAGTTGCTGgaattttcttttgtctgtgcagtgtgtttttttttttttttttcttgtggctGATGACATTGTTTGCTGCTTCCATGATGTCTGAACAGATGTAACAGGTATATCTATGACCTCCTCTCAGAAATCATCATACATTGATATTAATATAACTTATAGTTGTttgaagagatggaggaagaaatgaattttagtagtagcagtagtgccacagatgtttcagtaactaaaaaaaattctttaaaGTAAAATGACCTATTTGTTGCAATTACTCTTTTTCCAAATGTATTCCTTTAAATCTTACACAGTTTTGTATTCTTAAATTTATGCTATAAGTTTCGACATTAACCTTTAAAAATCTTAAAGCTAACCTGATAGCTAATAACGATAAATTCAGTGGTGTGCAAATAAAGTGTTTACACTTGGAATATAATTGGACGAAAAATGTCACAATTCCCacagaaatggaaatactcaagtgcCACTTGAAACTGTAGTACAGTACTTATCTCGAGTACTTATGCTTGGGACATGTAgctaaatacattaaatatgtCAATAAATCAAAGTTCAATGAGTTCAATGCCTACAATTCCCACAGTGCTTTGCGTAAGCATCCGGAAAGGGAAGAAAACATCACAGTCAGCTGACTTGGCTGTGTGTTGATGAGTAGTTTTGTGAGAGTTGTGTAGTCACTTTAGATatattaagtattttttttgttattttgcattATCGCACGTACGTAAGTAGGTAGCCATGTTACGACCGAAGGCGTTAACGCAGGTTCTCAGCCAAGCGAACACAAACGGAGTCCAAAGCACACTGTGAGTACGGTTAGCTAGCAGCATGCTAGCAAGATGCTACTTAAGATTATGAGTTAATCTGGGTTTTGACCATGAAACAGTTTGTTGTTCTAATAGTAACAGCACTGAGCTTTTTGATATATACGTGGGAATATAAAGAGACTGCAAAATTTCGACGAACCGACCATTATTCCTCTTCGATCCAATGGATATTTTACAGTGATAGCCATGAGCAATACGGCATTTTAGTTATAATTATGTAAAGATCACATGCTGTTTGCAAGAAGTAGTTATGTCTTAATTTGTCAGAATATTACTGTTCTAACTAACTTGcgacagtttatttttattcttgatTAGTCTGCCTGCCGGTCAGAAACAATTACActtgttttgtaaatgaaacagtgaataaTGCTCATTTTAAGGG
The window above is part of the Lates calcarifer isolate ASB-BC8 linkage group LG15, TLL_Latcal_v3, whole genome shotgun sequence genome. Proteins encoded here:
- the LOC108899477 gene encoding ubiquilin-1, with amino-acid sequence MADNSNIEHTEEANVNKNAAAGGSSMVVTIKTPQGKEEIAVSEDCSVAEFRQEVSKRFEAKQEQLVLIYTGKILKDSDTLKQHGIKDGHTVHLVIKAQKSTGGSTSQSSSSSAPTQQNTSATVTDSTRGGTSQAPTQPANAMSGLGDLSGLLGLGMGSSNLMELQQQVQRQLMSNPQMLSQIMGNPLVQNMLSNPDLMRQMFAGNPQMQQLMGQNPEFSRLINNPELMRQMQNPETLSMLTNPRAMQALVQIQQGIQTLQNEVPGFMSNLSSQGLTVPPTTGGSVPPLNPLGPAAASGSSPSQQQLMQQMLQMFAGGGPSLQTPEVRFQHQLDQLNAMGFINREANLQALIATGGDVNAAIERLLA